One genomic region from Solwaraspora sp. WMMD792 encodes:
- a CDS encoding MFS transporter, with product MVANGAATLARPVVERARIAVAIAFGVSGLAFASWISRTPAIRDALDLTNAQFGLLLLCTSVGAVSALPLSGPLVHAIGPHRTVLLGASAVTVGMLAVAVGVAVVSPPLAGAGLLLTGTGLSSWDVAMNVEGADVERRLDRPLMPRFHAGFSLGTVTGALLGAGCAWLAVPVDWQLAVTALLVIASIAAAVRMFLPVPARVPGAAAPRSGVLRAWREPRTLLIGLLVLAFAFVEGVANDWLTLAVVDGYRVGDAVGAVAFGVFVAAMTAARMVGGTALQRWGRVTVLQATAVLALVGLALVVFGTTLPLALLGALLWGAGASLGFPVGMSAAADEADRAAVRVSVVSSIGYTSFLAGPPLIGFLAEQVGILRSLLVVLGALAIGLLAAGATRPAGTGGTAGTSRPGGTGQGS from the coding sequence GTGGTGGCGAACGGGGCGGCGACGCTGGCGCGGCCGGTGGTGGAACGGGCGCGGATCGCGGTCGCGATCGCGTTCGGGGTCAGCGGTCTGGCGTTCGCCTCGTGGATCTCCCGTACGCCGGCGATCCGCGACGCCCTCGATCTGACCAACGCCCAGTTCGGGCTGCTGCTGTTGTGCACGTCGGTGGGGGCGGTCAGTGCGCTGCCACTGTCCGGTCCGCTGGTGCACGCGATCGGGCCGCACCGGACGGTGCTGCTGGGCGCCTCGGCCGTGACCGTCGGGATGCTCGCCGTCGCGGTCGGTGTGGCGGTCGTCTCACCGCCGCTGGCCGGCGCCGGGCTGCTGCTGACCGGCACCGGGTTGAGCAGCTGGGACGTGGCGATGAACGTCGAGGGTGCCGACGTCGAGCGCCGGCTCGACCGCCCGCTGATGCCCCGTTTCCACGCCGGCTTCAGCCTGGGTACGGTGACCGGCGCGCTCCTCGGGGCCGGGTGTGCCTGGCTCGCGGTGCCGGTCGACTGGCAACTCGCCGTCACCGCGCTGCTGGTGATCGCCTCTATCGCCGCAGCGGTACGGATGTTCCTGCCGGTCCCGGCGCGGGTGCCCGGCGCGGCAGCACCCCGGTCCGGGGTGCTGCGTGCCTGGCGGGAGCCGCGCACCCTGCTGATCGGTCTGCTGGTGCTGGCCTTCGCGTTCGTCGAAGGGGTGGCGAACGACTGGCTCACCCTGGCCGTGGTCGACGGCTACCGGGTCGGTGACGCGGTCGGCGCGGTGGCGTTCGGGGTGTTCGTCGCGGCGATGACCGCCGCCCGGATGGTCGGCGGTACGGCGTTGCAACGCTGGGGCCGGGTGACGGTGCTGCAGGCAACGGCGGTGCTCGCACTGGTCGGCCTCGCCCTGGTGGTTTTCGGGACGACACTGCCGCTGGCGCTGCTCGGGGCGCTGCTGTGGGGCGCGGGGGCGTCGCTCGGCTTCCCGGTCGGGATGAGCGCGGCCGCCGACGAGGCCGACCGGGCGGCGGTACGGGTGTCGGTGGTCAGTTCGATCGGCTACACCTCGTTCCTGGCCGGTCCGCCACTGATCGGCTTCCTGGCCGAGCAGGTAGGCATCCTGCGATCGCTGTTGGTGGTGCTCGGGGCGTTGGCGATCGGCCTGCTGGCCGCCGGCGCGACCCGGCCGGCCGGCACGGGCGGCACGGCCGGCACGAGCCGGCCGGGCGGCACGGGCCAGGGCTCGTGA
- the ychF gene encoding redox-regulated ATPase YchF translates to MSLTIGIVGLPNVGKSTLFNALTKNDVLAANYPFATIEPNVGVVGLPDGRLGRLAEIFGSEKILPAPVSFVDIAGLVRGASKGQGRGNAFLANIRDAAAICQVVRVFSDPNVVHVDGKVSPGDDIATINTELILADLQTLEKALPRLEKEARLRKDRAAIHAAAKAAAALLDGGTTLYAGAAAAGIDVAELRELHLLTTKPFLYVFNVDEDELGNAELLAELRALVAPAEAVFMDAKIESELIDLPDDEAMELLESTGQSEPGLNQLIRVGFRTLGLQTYLTAGPKEARAWTIPVGATAPEAAGVIHSDFQRGFIKAEIVSYDDLVAAGTMAAAKAAGKVRMEGKEYVMQDGDVVEFRFNV, encoded by the coding sequence GTGAGTCTCACCATCGGCATCGTCGGCCTGCCCAACGTCGGCAAGAGCACCCTGTTCAACGCGCTCACCAAGAACGACGTTCTCGCGGCGAACTACCCGTTCGCCACGATCGAACCGAACGTCGGGGTGGTGGGACTGCCGGACGGGCGGCTGGGCAGGCTGGCGGAGATCTTCGGCTCGGAGAAGATCCTTCCGGCGCCGGTGTCGTTCGTCGACATCGCCGGTCTGGTGCGGGGCGCGTCCAAGGGACAGGGCCGAGGCAACGCCTTTTTGGCCAACATCCGCGACGCCGCCGCGATCTGCCAGGTCGTGCGGGTGTTCTCCGACCCGAACGTGGTGCACGTCGACGGCAAGGTCTCCCCGGGGGACGACATCGCCACGATCAACACCGAGCTGATCCTGGCCGACCTGCAGACCTTGGAGAAGGCGCTGCCCCGGCTGGAGAAGGAAGCCCGGCTGCGCAAGGACCGGGCGGCGATCCACGCCGCCGCGAAGGCCGCCGCCGCGCTGCTCGACGGCGGCACCACGCTGTACGCGGGTGCGGCCGCCGCCGGCATCGACGTCGCCGAACTGCGCGAGCTGCACCTGCTCACCACCAAGCCGTTCCTGTACGTCTTCAACGTCGACGAGGACGAGCTGGGCAACGCCGAGCTGCTCGCCGAGCTGCGGGCGCTGGTCGCCCCGGCCGAGGCGGTCTTCATGGACGCCAAGATCGAGTCTGAGTTGATCGATCTGCCGGACGACGAGGCGATGGAGCTGCTGGAGTCGACCGGGCAGAGCGAGCCGGGGCTCAACCAGCTGATCCGGGTCGGCTTCCGCACCCTCGGGCTGCAGACGTACCTCACCGCCGGGCCGAAGGAGGCGCGGGCCTGGACCATCCCGGTCGGGGCGACCGCGCCGGAGGCCGCCGGGGTGATCCACTCCGACTTCCAGCGCGGCTTCATCAAGGCCGAGATCGTCTCCTACGACGACCTGGTCGCGGCCGGCACGATGGCGGCGGCCAAGGCGGCCGGCAAGGTCCGGATGGAAGGCAAGGAGTACGTCATGCAGGACGGCGACGTCGTCGAGTTCCGCTTCAACGTCTGA
- a CDS encoding PIN domain-containing protein, with the protein MSLESLVLDSQGFSGWIGRDRMVMRLLEQAERDGADLAMSAATIIEVSHTGVDTARLTWLLSRIRVEAVTKESARRSAGLLKAAGLHGHKYAIDAMVAEMALRLPAPVAVLTSDVDDMTKLCGHRVRVIRL; encoded by the coding sequence GTGAGCCTCGAATCGCTTGTGCTCGACTCGCAAGGCTTCTCGGGATGGATCGGCCGGGATCGCATGGTGATGCGACTGCTGGAGCAGGCGGAGCGTGACGGGGCTGATCTGGCCATGTCGGCTGCCACGATCATCGAGGTTTCCCACACCGGCGTGGACACCGCTCGGCTGACCTGGCTGTTGTCCCGCATTCGTGTGGAGGCGGTGACGAAGGAAAGCGCCCGTCGCAGTGCGGGGCTGTTGAAGGCGGCGGGGCTGCACGGGCACAAGTACGCCATCGATGCCATGGTCGCCGAGATGGCGCTACGACTACCCGCGCCGGTCGCGGTCCTGACGTCGGATGTCGACGACATGACCAAGTTGTGCGGGCATCGGGTTCGGGTCATCAGGCTGTAG
- a CDS encoding Uma2 family endonuclease, with amino-acid sequence MTAVPEWMRPPRPEGWYADDLDQLPQAPRHTELIDGALVFMMSPQRAWHGRAVSALLFALMEQAPAGVEIEREMTIRLDERNRPEPDLLATRAPYYDPDCTFYTPDQVLLVVEVVSPESAHRDRTVKLRKYAEAGIPHYWRVEDEGGSPVVHAYELDEPTRSYVATGIHRHELHTTTPFELKLNLDGLVPGRKS; translated from the coding sequence ATGACTGCGGTGCCCGAGTGGATGCGACCGCCCCGCCCCGAAGGGTGGTACGCCGACGACCTCGACCAGCTCCCTCAGGCGCCGCGTCACACCGAGCTGATCGACGGAGCACTCGTCTTCATGATGTCCCCCCAGCGGGCTTGGCACGGCCGAGCTGTCTCCGCTTTGCTCTTCGCCCTCATGGAGCAGGCGCCAGCAGGCGTCGAGATCGAGCGGGAGATGACGATTCGGCTCGACGAACGGAACCGCCCCGAGCCCGATCTCCTCGCCACGCGGGCTCCCTACTACGACCCGGACTGCACCTTCTACACACCCGACCAGGTGCTGTTGGTCGTCGAGGTGGTCTCGCCAGAGTCGGCCCACCGCGACCGGACGGTCAAGCTGCGCAAGTACGCGGAAGCCGGCATCCCGCACTACTGGCGCGTCGAAGACGAGGGTGGATCACCGGTGGTCCACGCCTACGAGCTCGACGAGCCCACCCGGTCGTACGTCGCGACCGGGATCCACCGCCACGAGCTGCACACCACGACGCCGTTCGAGCTCAAGCTGAATCTGGACGGGCTTGTGCCCGGTCGCAAAAGCTGA
- a CDS encoding winged helix-turn-helix domain-containing protein, protein MVDPWSPRSFAEQVADALKAKIDSGDWLPGRKLPGEVTLAQTYGVARGTVRAALDVLREEGRVVTFAGRGTFVTPDPKP, encoded by the coding sequence ATGGTCGACCCGTGGTCGCCGCGTTCGTTTGCCGAGCAGGTGGCCGATGCGCTCAAGGCGAAGATCGATAGCGGCGATTGGCTGCCGGGGCGCAAGCTGCCTGGTGAGGTGACGTTGGCGCAGACGTACGGCGTGGCGCGCGGCACCGTGCGGGCCGCGCTCGACGTGCTGCGCGAGGAAGGCCGAGTGGTCACCTTCGCCGGTCGCGGCACATTCGTCACGCCAGACCCGAAGCCCTGA
- a CDS encoding PH domain-containing protein: MANVAYDRREQLRQIESGLLDGEQVIAVYDAIGTGTGFIGLTNRRVIIQDKSFVGKKVAITSIPYSKITSVSVVSNKSWGGSYFSSGAIAINVGTHTYEVEFRGDQKSHHVHNVILHYIS; this comes from the coding sequence ATGGCGAACGTGGCGTACGACCGGCGGGAGCAACTTCGGCAGATCGAGAGCGGGCTGCTCGACGGGGAGCAGGTGATCGCGGTCTACGACGCGATCGGCACCGGCACCGGCTTCATCGGGCTGACCAACCGCCGCGTGATCATCCAGGACAAGTCGTTCGTCGGCAAGAAGGTCGCCATCACCAGCATCCCGTACTCGAAGATCACCAGCGTGAGCGTGGTGAGCAACAAGTCCTGGGGCGGCTCGTACTTCTCGTCCGGCGCCATCGCGATCAACGTCGGCACCCACACCTACGAGGTCGAGTTCCGTGGCGACCAGAAGTCCCACCACGTGCACAACGTGATCCTGCACTACATCTCGTGA
- a CDS encoding 4a-hydroxytetrahydrobiopterin dehydratase, with the protein MRALWSSRTGRDYLSDALTQLDGWTQDGHQLRRTLLLDDSQHAELTERIKVAADALHLRPDVRRAEGQTQIRLGSPDGDKITDGDVALAARIEDAYRTVVDLR; encoded by the coding sequence TTGCGAGCACTCTGGTCCAGCCGGACCGGCCGCGACTACCTTAGCGATGCCCTTACCCAACTGGACGGGTGGACGCAGGACGGCCACCAGCTCCGGCGAACCCTGCTGCTCGACGACAGCCAGCACGCCGAGCTCACCGAGCGGATCAAGGTAGCAGCCGACGCCCTGCACCTGCGGCCCGACGTACGCCGGGCCGAGGGGCAGACCCAGATCCGGCTCGGCTCCCCCGACGGCGACAAGATCACCGACGGCGACGTCGCACTCGCGGCCCGCATCGAGGACGCCTACCGTACGGTCGTCGACCTTCGCTGA
- a CDS encoding (deoxy)nucleoside triphosphate pyrophosphohydrolase: MLIDLAGSSAVRSGRARRQVVVGAAIVVDGRVLACARTHPPGAAGKWEFPGGKVESGETETDALIRECREELGVAITVGDRVGPDQPLGHGRSVLRVYLAGLLGPAQPTALEHSALRWLAADELDQVTWLPADQPIVAELRPLLHAGSRPHDG, encoded by the coding sequence ATGCTGATTGATCTGGCAGGCTCATCTGCTGTGCGGAGCGGGCGGGCGAGGCGTCAGGTGGTGGTCGGGGCGGCGATCGTCGTTGACGGTCGGGTGCTGGCGTGTGCCCGGACCCATCCACCGGGCGCGGCCGGCAAGTGGGAGTTTCCCGGCGGCAAGGTGGAGAGCGGCGAGACCGAGACCGATGCCCTGATCCGTGAGTGCCGCGAGGAACTCGGGGTTGCGATCACGGTGGGTGACCGGGTCGGCCCCGACCAGCCGCTCGGCCACGGCCGGTCGGTGCTGCGGGTCTACCTTGCCGGACTGCTCGGGCCGGCGCAGCCGACCGCGCTCGAGCACTCAGCTCTGCGCTGGCTGGCGGCCGACGAACTCGATCAGGTCACCTGGCTGCCCGCAGATCAGCCGATCGTCGCCGAGCTCCGTCCGTTGCTGCATGCCGGCAGCAGGCCGCACGACGGCTGA
- a CDS encoding AraC family transcriptional regulator — MAKLEVDAPWVSVDPVGEALHLLRMTGIFYCRTEVSAPWALEMPPFGDCLSFHVVTSGGCWLRVGDAPPRQLSAGDLALVPHGRGHLLLSSPQAGQAGRAGRVDLLPQEHLNAHYSILRHGGGGETSTLVCAVVSFEGPAAHQLVRLLPPVIHATGSDPRTSGWIGATLALLTSEVSDLRPGGEAVTTRLADILVIQAIRSWIDSDDPQARAGWLGALSDPLIGRAIAAIHREPSRTWTVASLARVAAMSRSSFAARFTRLVGEPALQYVTRWRMHVALARLEQGQTTVRELAGQSGYGSEAAFSRAFKRMIGVAPGSVRSGRDPSASPH; from the coding sequence ATGGCGAAACTCGAGGTCGATGCGCCGTGGGTGTCGGTGGACCCGGTCGGGGAAGCGCTGCACCTGCTGCGGATGACCGGGATCTTCTACTGCCGGACCGAGGTCAGCGCCCCATGGGCGCTGGAGATGCCGCCGTTCGGTGATTGTCTGAGTTTCCATGTCGTGACGTCCGGTGGCTGCTGGCTACGTGTCGGGGACGCACCACCACGACAGCTGAGCGCCGGTGACCTCGCGCTCGTGCCGCATGGCCGTGGACATCTGCTGCTCAGCAGCCCACAGGCCGGACAGGCTGGACGGGCCGGACGGGTCGATCTGCTACCACAGGAACATCTCAATGCGCACTACTCGATACTCCGTCACGGTGGAGGCGGCGAGACGTCCACGCTGGTCTGCGCAGTGGTGTCGTTCGAGGGGCCGGCCGCTCACCAACTCGTACGGCTGCTGCCACCGGTCATCCATGCGACCGGGTCGGACCCGCGGACCAGTGGCTGGATCGGTGCCACCCTCGCGTTGCTGACCAGCGAGGTGTCGGACCTTCGCCCGGGCGGGGAAGCTGTCACCACCAGACTCGCTGACATCCTGGTGATCCAGGCGATCAGATCATGGATCGACAGCGACGACCCGCAAGCGCGAGCCGGATGGCTCGGCGCGCTGTCAGACCCACTGATCGGGCGGGCCATCGCGGCGATCCACCGCGAACCCAGCCGTACCTGGACCGTCGCCTCGCTGGCGCGCGTAGCCGCGATGTCGCGGTCGTCGTTCGCGGCCCGGTTCACCCGGCTCGTCGGTGAACCGGCACTCCAGTACGTCACCCGGTGGCGGATGCACGTCGCGCTCGCCAGGCTCGAACAGGGCCAGACGACGGTTCGTGAACTGGCCGGCCAGTCCGGCTACGGATCGGAGGCCGCGTTCAGCCGGGCGTTCAAGCGCATGATCGGAGTCGCTCCCGGCTCGGTCCGCAGTGGCCGCGACCCGAGCGCCAGCCCGCACTGA
- a CDS encoding NAD(P)-binding oxidoreductase, which produces MKVLVVGASGGSGRATVRELGRRGHEVTAFSRNASTVAGPVDGGSLRGLNGDATDPDDVDDAVRGQDAVIVTLGISENPVRVRLRGPAHTSLDVRSRGTGVVVEAMRRHGVRRLVVQTSYGVGPTRTHLPMLQRLVFWALLRPQIVDTERQERIVRSSGLDWTAVQPVNLTDDDTTEPPFVSTTGATRSMKVARAQVAWLLAESVENDDHIGSTLALSAGKLRPA; this is translated from the coding sequence ATGAAGGTACTGGTGGTCGGTGCGTCCGGTGGGTCCGGCCGTGCCACGGTACGGGAACTTGGCCGCCGGGGTCACGAGGTCACCGCGTTCTCGCGGAACGCGTCGACTGTGGCCGGTCCGGTCGATGGCGGCTCGCTGCGCGGGTTGAACGGCGACGCCACCGACCCTGACGATGTCGACGATGCGGTGCGTGGTCAGGACGCGGTGATCGTCACGCTCGGTATCAGCGAGAACCCGGTGCGGGTCAGGCTGCGTGGTCCGGCGCATACGTCGTTGGATGTCCGTTCCCGGGGGACCGGTGTCGTTGTCGAGGCGATGCGCCGCCACGGCGTACGCCGGTTGGTGGTGCAGACGTCGTACGGCGTCGGACCCACCCGAACGCACCTGCCCATGCTCCAACGACTGGTCTTCTGGGCGCTTCTGCGACCGCAGATCGTCGACACCGAGCGGCAGGAGCGGATCGTACGGTCCAGCGGCCTGGACTGGACCGCCGTTCAACCGGTGAACCTCACCGACGACGACACGACCGAGCCGCCGTTCGTCTCGACCACTGGTGCGACCCGCAGCATGAAGGTGGCCCGCGCGCAGGTCGCGTGGCTCCTGGCGGAGTCGGTCGAGAACGACGACCACATCGGCTCGACACTTGCACTCTCGGCCGGCAAGCTGCGTCCCGCTTGA
- a CDS encoding succinate dehydrogenase/fumarate reductase iron-sulfur subunit, translated as MGTKRHFRVWRGDETGGELQDYQVEVNEGEVVLDVIHRLQATEAPDLACRWNCKAGKCGSCSMEINGMPKLGCMTRMSTFEENETISVSPLRTFPVIRDLVTDVSFNYQKSLETPAFSPPEDLAPGEYRMQQVDVERSQEFRKCIECFLCQNTCHVVRDHEDNKTAFSGPRVFIRAAELDMHPLDTRTDRKQYAQAQQGLGYCNITKCCTEVCPEHIKITDNAIIPMKERVVDRRYDPLVWLGSKIFRRGQNGAAASGPALGESGLDQPAATTAGLPADGDHSAAADAERGVNWHQQVPRPQAAAVDEKGHLPISELAFDKPAAPSPFGEDVTFPLPDKSLNYHHPDQDR; from the coding sequence ATGGGCACCAAGCGCCACTTCAGGGTGTGGCGGGGCGACGAGACCGGCGGCGAACTGCAGGACTACCAGGTGGAGGTGAACGAGGGCGAGGTCGTCCTCGACGTCATCCACCGGCTGCAGGCCACCGAGGCTCCGGATCTGGCCTGCCGGTGGAACTGCAAGGCCGGCAAGTGCGGCTCCTGCTCCATGGAGATCAACGGCATGCCGAAGCTGGGCTGCATGACGCGGATGTCGACGTTCGAGGAGAACGAGACGATCAGCGTCAGCCCGCTGCGGACCTTCCCGGTGATCCGCGACCTGGTCACCGACGTCTCGTTCAACTACCAGAAGTCGTTGGAGACGCCGGCGTTCAGCCCGCCGGAGGACCTCGCGCCGGGTGAGTACCGGATGCAGCAGGTCGACGTGGAACGCTCGCAGGAGTTCCGCAAGTGCATCGAGTGCTTCCTCTGCCAGAACACCTGCCACGTGGTACGTGACCACGAGGACAACAAGACCGCGTTCTCCGGTCCCCGGGTGTTCATCCGCGCCGCCGAGCTGGACATGCACCCGCTGGACACCAGGACCGACCGCAAGCAGTACGCGCAGGCGCAGCAGGGGCTCGGCTACTGCAACATCACCAAGTGCTGCACCGAGGTCTGCCCCGAGCACATCAAGATCACCGACAACGCGATCATCCCGATGAAGGAGCGCGTCGTCGACCGGCGGTACGATCCCCTCGTGTGGCTCGGCAGCAAGATCTTCCGGCGGGGGCAGAACGGCGCGGCGGCGAGTGGACCGGCGCTCGGTGAGTCCGGCCTGGACCAGCCGGCCGCCACGACCGCCGGGCTGCCGGCCGACGGTGACCACAGCGCGGCGGCCGACGCCGAGCGCGGGGTCAACTGGCACCAGCAGGTGCCCCGCCCGCAGGCGGCGGCGGTGGACGAGAAGGGCCACCTGCCGATCAGCGAGCTGGCGTTCGACAAGCCGGCCGCGCCGTCGCCGTTCGGCGAGGACGTCACTTTCCCGCTGCCGGACAAGTCACTCAACTACCACCACCCGGACCAGGACCGCTGA
- a CDS encoding fumarate reductase/succinate dehydrogenase flavoprotein subunit, producing MTTRIERHHYDVVVIGAGGAGLRAAIEARLAGKRTAIISKSLFGKAHTVMAEGGAAAAMGNVNSRDSWQVHFRDTMRGGKFLNNFRMAELHAKESPQRIWELETYGALFDRTKDGKISQRNFGGHEYPRLAHVGDRTGLELIRTLQQKIVSLQQEDKREYGVHDARIKVFAETTITELMLEDGPDGPRVAGAFGYYRESGEFVLFEAPAVVLATGGVGKSYKVTSNSWEYTGDGHALALRAGATLINMEFLQFHPTGMVWPPSVKGILVTESVRGDGGVLRNTDGKRFMFDYVPDVFRKQYAETEEEADRWYTDPDNNRRPPELLPRDEVARAINSEVKAGRGTESGGVLLDIASRLPAEEIRRRLPSMYHQFKELADVDITKQPMEVGPTCHYVMGGVEVDPDTAAAAGRISGLFAAGEVSGGMHGSNRLGGNSLSDLLVFGKRAGEHAATYVGGLDRRPKVSADEVEQAVDQALAPLSRDTGENPYTLQQDLQAVMGDLVGIIRREGELADSLVKLAELRERVAKVSAAGGRRYNPGWHLALDLRNMLVVSECTAKAALERTESRGGHTREDHPTMAPTWRTVNLVCSLDGDTVKLEHKPLPKMRPELIKLFDRAELAKYLTDEELAEFDALAQDALAEEADN from the coding sequence ATGACTACCCGAATCGAACGACACCACTACGACGTCGTGGTCATCGGCGCCGGCGGCGCCGGACTGCGGGCGGCGATCGAGGCCCGACTGGCCGGCAAACGCACCGCGATCATCTCCAAGTCGCTGTTCGGCAAGGCGCACACGGTGATGGCCGAGGGCGGCGCCGCCGCCGCGATGGGCAACGTGAACAGCCGGGACAGCTGGCAGGTGCACTTCCGCGACACCATGCGCGGCGGCAAGTTCCTGAACAACTTCCGGATGGCCGAGCTGCACGCCAAGGAGTCACCGCAGCGGATCTGGGAGCTGGAGACGTACGGCGCGCTGTTCGACCGTACGAAGGACGGCAAGATCTCGCAGCGCAACTTCGGCGGCCACGAGTACCCGCGACTGGCCCACGTCGGTGACCGCACCGGCCTGGAGCTGATCCGTACCCTCCAGCAGAAAATCGTCTCGCTGCAGCAGGAGGACAAGCGGGAGTACGGCGTCCACGACGCCCGGATCAAGGTCTTCGCCGAAACCACCATCACCGAGCTGATGCTGGAGGACGGGCCGGACGGTCCCCGGGTCGCCGGTGCCTTCGGCTACTACCGGGAGAGCGGCGAGTTCGTCCTGTTCGAGGCGCCGGCCGTGGTGCTGGCCACCGGCGGGGTCGGCAAGTCGTACAAGGTCACCTCGAACTCCTGGGAGTACACCGGCGACGGGCACGCGCTCGCCCTGCGGGCCGGCGCCACCCTGATCAACATGGAGTTCCTGCAGTTCCACCCGACCGGCATGGTCTGGCCGCCCTCGGTGAAGGGCATCCTGGTCACCGAGTCGGTCCGGGGCGACGGCGGGGTGCTGCGCAACACCGACGGCAAGCGGTTCATGTTCGACTACGTCCCCGACGTGTTCCGCAAGCAGTACGCGGAGACCGAGGAGGAGGCGGACCGCTGGTACACCGACCCGGACAACAACCGGCGTCCGCCGGAGCTGCTGCCCCGTGACGAGGTCGCCCGGGCGATCAACAGCGAGGTCAAAGCCGGTCGCGGTACGGAGTCCGGCGGCGTACTGCTGGACATCGCCAGCCGGCTGCCGGCAGAGGAGATCCGTCGCCGGCTGCCGTCGATGTACCACCAGTTCAAGGAGCTGGCCGACGTCGACATCACCAAGCAGCCGATGGAGGTCGGGCCGACCTGCCACTACGTGATGGGTGGCGTCGAGGTCGACCCGGACACCGCTGCGGCGGCCGGCCGGATCAGCGGCCTGTTCGCCGCCGGCGAGGTCTCCGGCGGTATGCACGGTTCCAACCGCCTCGGCGGCAACTCCCTGTCCGACCTGCTGGTCTTCGGCAAGCGGGCCGGCGAGCACGCGGCCACGTACGTCGGCGGGCTGGACCGGCGGCCGAAGGTCTCGGCCGACGAGGTCGAGCAGGCGGTGGACCAGGCCCTGGCACCGCTGTCGCGCGACACCGGGGAGAACCCGTACACCCTGCAGCAGGACCTGCAGGCGGTGATGGGCGACCTGGTCGGCATCATCCGGCGCGAGGGTGAGCTGGCGGATTCGCTGGTCAAGCTGGCCGAGCTACGTGAGCGGGTGGCCAAGGTCAGCGCCGCCGGCGGCCGGCGCTACAACCCGGGCTGGCACCTGGCGCTGGACCTGCGCAACATGCTGGTGGTCTCGGAGTGCACCGCCAAGGCCGCGCTGGAGCGCACCGAGTCGCGGGGCGGGCACACCCGCGAGGACCACCCGACCATGGCCCCGACGTGGCGCACGGTCAACCTGGTCTGCTCGCTGGACGGTGACACGGTCAAGCTGGAGCACAAGCCGCTGCCGAAGATGCGCCCGGAGCTGATCAAGCTCTTCGACCGGGCGGAGCTGGCCAAGTATCTGACCGACGAGGAGTTGGCGGAGTTCGACGCGCTGGCGCAGGACGCGCTCGCTGAGGAGGCGGACAACTGA